One Brassica napus cultivar Da-Ae chromosome C4, Da-Ae, whole genome shotgun sequence genomic region harbors:
- the LOC106395592 gene encoding LOW QUALITY PROTEIN: agamous-like MADS-box protein AGL6 (The sequence of the model RefSeq protein was modified relative to this genomic sequence to represent the inferred CDS: inserted 2 bases in 1 codon), which yields MARGRVEVKRIENKVNRQVTFSKRKGGLLKKAYELSVLCDVEVALIIFSSSSKLYEFSSDAMEKTIERYSRCNNNILDNNRPEESTQRWSQEVTKLRSKYESLLRTHRYLLGEDLGEMSVKELETLERQLEGALSATRQRKTQVTMEQMEDLRRKERQLGDINKKMKLEVEGHEFKGFQDLLLNSDARAGSTDFSLFSSHHNXLDCDVGQFLKNG from the exons ATGGCAAGAGGGAGAGTGGAAGTGAAAAGAATAGAGAACAAGGTCAATAGACAAGTAACCTTCTCCAAAAGAAAAGGTGGTTTGCTCAAGAAAGCCTACGAACTCTCTGTTCTATGTGATGTAGAGGTTGCTCTTATCATCTTCTCCAGCAGTAGCAAGCTCTATGAGTTCAGCAGTGATGC AATGGAGAAGACAATTGAAAGGTACAGTCGCTGTAACAACAACATTTTGGACAATAATAGACCTGAAGAGTCTACACAg AGGTGGTCTCAAGAGGTGACAAAGCTCAGATCCAAATATGAATCTCTTCTTCGCACTCATAG GTATTTGCTTGGGGAAGATCTGGGAGAGATGAGTGTCAAAGAATTGGAGACGCTCGAGAGACAGCTTGAAGGAGCTCTCTCGGCGACCAGGCAACGCAAG ACGCAGGTTACTATGGAACAAATGGAAGACCTTCGTAGAAAG GAGAGGCAGCTCGGAGATATAAACAAGAAGATGaag CTTGAGGTAGAAGGTCATGAATTCAAAGGCTTTCAAGACCTTTTGCTAAATTCGGATGCTAGGGCTGGTTCCACTGATTTTTCCTTGTTTTCTTCTCACCACAA TCTGGATTGCGACGTCGGACAGTTCTTGAAAAACGGGtaa
- the LOC106395634 gene encoding peroxisomal membrane protein 11E: protein MGRLYMRRDELALIILYLNKAEARDKICRAIQFGSKFLSGGHPGTAQTVDKNTSLARKVFRLFKFLNDFHLLISPVPKGTPLPLVLLGKSKNALLCTYYFLDQFVWLGRSGIYKNKVLTELIRSFAIFCWLGSSLCNIAIQIGELIMHSSTMKKMEKELKDDEEQDKETDRAKLQKTKDRILALIKSSMDTVVAIGLLHLAPFIVTPRVTGAFGFVTSLISCYQLLPGRPKLKTP, encoded by the exons ATGGGTAGATTATATATGAGGAGAGACGAGCTAGCTCTAATAATCCTATACTTGAACAAAGCTGAGGCTAGAGACAAGATATGCAGAGCGATTCAGTTCGGTTCCAAATTCTTGAGCGGTGGGCATCCTGGTACTGCTCAAACTGTAGACAAAAACACCAGCTTGGCTAGAAAAGTGTTCCGCCTTTTCAAG TTTCTCAATGATTTTCACCTTCTTATTAGCCCTGTTCCTAAAGGGACTCCACTTCCTCTTGTCTTACTCGGAAAG TCCAAGAATGCACTCTTGTGTACCTACTACTTTCTTGATCAATTCGTCTGGCTTGGTAGATCCGGCATATATAAG AACAAAGTACTAACTGAGTTGATTCGAAGTTTCGCAATTTTCTGCTGGCTTGGCTCATCTCTTTGTAATATAGCAATCCAG ATTGGTGAGCTTATAATGCACTCTTCAACTATGAAGAAGATGGAAAAAGAACTCAAAGATGATGAAGAGCAGGATAAGGAGACGGATCGTGCTAAGCTTCAGAAAACAAAAGACAGAATTCTAGCTTTGATTAAATCAAGCATGGACACTGTTGTAGCCATTGGTCTGCTTCATTTAGCTCCATTTATAGTTACTCCTCGTGTCACTGGCGCTTTTGGGTTTGTCACCTCGCTTATCTCTTGTTATCAG TTGCTTCCGGGGCGCCCCAAGTTAAAGACACCTTGA
- the LOC106392223 gene encoding F-box protein PP2-A13: MGANISGVTPEFDRSSEPRLSDLPDNCVALIMMRLDPPEICRLARLSRVFRRASSADFIWEPKLPPSYRAIARKVFDEITLRKLLKKDLYAKLCRPNLFDGGTKELWIDKNTGRLCVSISSKALRITGIDDRRYWSHIPTDESRFHSVAYVQQIWWFEVGGEFEIQFPSGTYSLFFRIQLGKTSKRLGRRICNSDHIHGWDIKPVRFQLATSDNQQAVSLRYLNNNPGHWSHYHVGDFKVVNPDVSTGVKFSMTQIDCTHTKGGLCIDSVLIVPKENARKVVESE, translated from the exons ATGGGCGCTAACATCTCAGGCGTTACGCCGGAGTTTGACCGGAGCAGTGAACCCAGATTATCTGATTTGCCGGACAATTGTGTAGCGTTGATCATGATGCGGCTTGACCCGCCGGAGATTTGTCGGCTCGCTCGTCTCAGCAGGGTGTTCCGTCGCGCGTCGTCAGCTGATTTCATATGGGAGCCGAAGCTGCCTCCGAGTTATCGAGCTATCGCgcggaaggtgttcgatgaaattaCTCTGAGGAAGTTGTTGAAGAAGGATTTGTACGCGAAGCTCTGTAGGCCCAATCTCTTCGACGGTGGCACAAAG GAGCTGTGGATTGATAAGAACACTGGTCGTCTTTGTGTATCGATTTCTTCAAAGGCGTTAAGGATTACGGGAATTGATGATCGGAGATACTGGAGTCATATCCCAACCGATGAATCCAG GTTCCACTCAGTTGCGTATGTTCAACAGATATGGTGGTTTGAAGTAGGAGGAGAGTTTGAGATCCAGTTTCCATCTGGAACATACAGTCTCTTCTTCCGTATCCAGCTCGGTAAAACATCAAAGAGACTTGGACGGAGAATCTGCAACTCCGACCACATCCACGGATGGGACATTAAACCTGTTAGGTTCCAGCTCGCAACTTCAGACAACCAACAAGCTGTTTCGCTGCGTTATCTGAACAACAACCCTGGACACTGGAGTCACTATCACGTCGGGGATTTCAAAGTGGTAAATCCAGATGTATCAACAGGAGTCAAGTTCTCGATGACTCAGATTGATTGCACTCACACGAAAGGTGGCCTGTGCATAGACTCTGTTCTTATAGTACCTAAAGAAAATGCAAGAAAGGTCGTTGAATCAGAATAG
- the LOC106396812 gene encoding calcium-dependent lipid-binding protein-like produces the protein MGLISGILFGIIFGVALMAGWSRMMSHRSSKRVAKAVDMKLLGSLSREDLMKICGDNFPQWISFPAFEQVKWLNKLLGKMWPFIAEAATMVIRDSVEPLLEDYRPPGITSLKFSKLTLGNVAPKIEGIRVQSFKEGQITMDVDLRWGGDPNIVLGVTALVASIPIQLKDLQVFTVARVIFQLADEIPCISAVVVALLAEPKPRIDYTLKAVGGSLTAIPGLSDMIDDTVDSIVKDMLQWPHRIVVPIGGIPVDISELELKPQGKLIVTVVKATNLKNKELIGKSDPYATIHIRPVFKYKTKAIENNLNPVWDQTFELIAEDKETQSLTVEVFDKDVGQDERLGLVKLPLSSLEVGVTKEMELNLLSSLDTLKVKDKKDRGSLTLKVHYHEFNKEEQMAALEEEKKIMEERKRLKDAGMIGSTMDAVGSGLGAGVGMVGTGIGAGVGLVGTGVSSGVGMVGSGFGAVGSGLSKAGRFMGRTITGQTSKRSGSSTPVNSETDGSKQQ, from the exons ATGGGGTTGATATCTGGGATTCTGTTCGGGATCATCTTCGGCGTAGCTCTAATGGCTGGCTGGAGTCGTATGATGTCGCATCGCTCATCCAAGCGAGTCGCCAAG GCAGTTGATATGAAACTTCTAGGATCTCTTAGCAGAGAGGATTTGATGAAAATTTGTGGTGATAACTTTCCTCAGTGGATATCCTTTCCAGCCTTTGAGCAG GTCAAATGGCTGAATAAACTACTTGGCAAGATGTGGCCATTTATTGCAGAG GCAGCAACTATGGTAATAAGAGATTCTGTTGAACCGCTGCTTGAAGATTACAGACCACCAGGAATTACTTCCCTGAAGTTCAGCAAACTGACTCTGGGTAACGTAGCACCAAAGATTGAAG GTATTCGTGTTCAAAGTTTCAAGGAAGGTCAAATTACAATGGACGTTGATCTTCGATGGGGTGGTGATCCAAATATCGTTTTAGGTGTTACAGCACTTGTCGCTTCCATACCCATCCAG TTGAAGGATCTTCAAGTTTTCACAGTTGCACGTGTTATCTTTCAACTTGCTGATGAGATTCCATGTATATCTGCTGTTGTTGTAGCTCTACTTGCTGAG CCAAAACCGAGAATCGATTACACTCTGAAGGCTGTTGGTGGAAGCTTGACGGCAATCCCTGGACTATCTGATATGATTGAT GACACCGTTGATTCTATTGTCAAAGACATGCTTCAGTGGCCTCATAGAATAGTTGTTCCCATTGGTGGTATACCTGTTGATATCAG TGAATTAGAACTTAAGCCACAGGGAAAGCTTATAGTAACAGTAGTGAAAGCAACTAACCTGAAGAATAAGGAATTGATAGGAAAATCTGACCCTTATGCAACCATCCACATTCGTCCTGTCTTCAAGTATAAAACAAAGGCAATCGAGAACAACCTGAATCCTGTTTGGGACCAAACATTTGAACTGATTGCAGAGGACAAAGAAACACAGTCGCTCACTGTAGAG GTATTTGACAAAGACGTAGGCCAAGACGAGCGTCTAGGACTTGTGAAACTTCCTTTAAGCAGTTTGGAAGTGGGGGTTACAAAGGAAATGGAGCTAAATCTGTTGTCTTCACTTGATACTCTGAAAGTAAAAGACAAGAAAGATAGAGGAAGTTTAACACTTAAG GTACATTATCATGAGTTCAACAAAGAGGAGCAAATGGCTGCGttagaagaagagaagaaaataatGGAAGAGAGGAAGAGGTTGAAGGATGCAGGAATGATAGGTAGCACAATGGATGCAGTTGGAAGTGGGCTCGGTGCTGGTGTAGGAATGGTTGGGACAGGGATTGGTGCAGGAGTCGGCCTGGTTGGAACCGGTGTGAGCTCGGGTGTTGGGATGGTTGGTAGCGGTTTTGGAGCAGTGGGTAGCGGATTGAGCAAAGCAGGGAGGTTCATGGGTAGAACTATTACAGGTCAGACCAGTAAACGTAGTGGCTCCTCCACACCTGTGAATAGCGAGACCGATGGTTCGAAACAACAGTAA